The genomic segment GATGAAGGTCATCATGACCACGGGGATGATGTAGAAGAAGGCGTCCATGGTGTTCCCCCGGTTTTCGGCCGCCGCCCTGGTCGGCGGCGTGTGGGGAACGTACCCGCCTGGGGGCCCCGCGCAGCTCAAGTGATGCTCAGATCTCGCGGGGCCGGTGGGGCGACGCTCAGAAGGTGACGTCCGAGCAGGCGTAGAACGCGTTGGTGGTGTCGGCGATCGTCCAGACCGCGAGGATCACATGGTGGCCGCTCAGCCCGGACGGCAGACGGCCGGTGTGGGAGAGCGTGGACGGCGGGCGCTGGCCGTTGTACGGGACGGTGAAGAACGGGGTCAGGTTGAGGTCGGAGCGGGCCAGGGCGTGGTTCTGGTTCCAGCCCGCCCTGGTGACGTAGTACTTGAAGTCGGTGGTGGCGTGCATGGCGGTGAACTGCCAGCGGAACGTGTAGTTCTGACCGCCCGTCACCCTGGTGGTGGGCCAGGCGCCGCCGCCCGGCCGGGCGGACGCGTCGAGCTGGTTGAACCTGCTGTTGCCGCCGGAGCAGAGTTGGCCGTCAGCCGGCCCTGAGCCCGGGAAGCCCTTCGGCCCCTCCACGCTCTGCGGCTCCCACTGGATGTCGCCGCAGTTGGTGACGGTGCCGTTCTGACAGAGCTTCTGCCTGCTGACGGGGAGGTCGGTGTAGCCGTGGCCGGTGGCGCCGCCACTGGAGAGCACGAGCGCTCCGGTGGTGGCGAAGCCGACCGCGGCCGCGTACCACTTGGTCCTGCTACGCGTGAGATTGCGCATGCTGCCGCTCCCTGGAGTACGTGGGGGTGTTTCCAGGTCTAGACCAAGTCCCAGATTATGAGCGGCTGTTGAACATGTCCATACCAATTCCAGGGTTCACGGCGACACTTCGCGCCGCCCTGTATAGAACGCCACCGTCAGGTCCTTCACCAGCGCCTTGCGCTCGTAGTCGTCGAGTTCGACCAGGCCGCGCAGGGTCAGCCGGGTCACCGTGTCCTCGACCGAGTCGACGACGGAGGTGAGCACGGTGTCGCGGTGCTGGGCGTCGAGCGCCGCGATCCGGCGGCGCTGCATCACGGCGGCCACCTCGGGCGCGTACTCGATCCGGGTCGGCTGGACCGAGAACACCTCCATCCCGGCCGGTGCCGTGTCCGCCACGACCAGCCGGGTCAGCGCCTCGCCCACCGCCTCCGTGTTCCGCAGCGTCGCGTCCCTGACCAGCGCGCCCGGCGGCACATCGGCCGGCATCCGCGAGAGCACCCGGGAGATCGCCGCCTCCACGCACTCGCGCAGATACCGCTCGTGGTCCTCGATCCCGAGCAACGCCCGCGCGGTGTCCCTGACCCGCCACGCCACGAGGACGACGACCCGCAGCGCCATCCCGTTCGCGTCGACGGCCGCCATCGGCTCGCTCCGCCAGTGCCGCAGCCGGACGTCGACCCGGCGGCGCAGCACGAGCGGGTTCACCCAGAGCAGGCCGGTACGGCGGACGGTCCCCCGGTACCGCCCGAACAGTCCGAGCACCCAGGCCCGTCCGGTCCGCCCCCGCGCCAGCCCGCCGAACCCGAACAGGGTCAGCGCCCCGGCACCGGCGTACGCGGCCCACTGCGCCGGTCCGAGTCCGGCGCCCGCGTACGTGCCCGGCAGTCCCAGCGCCCGCACCGCGAGGCCCGGCAAAACCCCGGCCCACCACGAGGTGAGGACACATCCGGCCACCCCGCACGCCCCTCCCAGCACTCCCATCACCCCGGGCACCACCCGCGCCGGCCGCTCGACCAGCTCGGGGTCGACCTCGACGGCGGGGCGCGGCTTCACGGACGCGGGCCCCTGCCGCACGCGCGGCTGCTCGCCGGTGCCGCGCCGACGGCCCACGACGGCGGGGGTGACCGGTACGGCCACCGGGGCGGGGTCGTCCCGGAACAGCAGATGGACGGGGATCTCGGTGGTCGTCTCGTTCTGGATGAGCCGGGCGGGCCGCGCGGCCCCTTCGGGCTCCGGTGTGTGTGAGGTGGTCGTACTCATACGTGCCTCCGTGCCTCCGCGCCTCCGCGCAGGAAGAAGCGTGGTGAGAGCGTTCGAGTGGGTGGTGGGTCTGGGTCCTGGAGGGCGGGTGCGGGTCCTGGAGGGCGGGTGCGGGCGTCAGGAGAACAGTCGCCGCCAGGTCTCCGGGCCCGGATAGCCGTCCGCCGCGCCGCCGCGCCACCCCTGGGCCCGCTGGAACAGCTCCA from the Streptomyces sp. NBC_00310 genome contains:
- a CDS encoding SPFH domain-containing protein, which encodes MSTTTSHTPEPEGAARPARLIQNETTTEIPVHLLFRDDPAPVAVPVTPAVVGRRRGTGEQPRVRQGPASVKPRPAVEVDPELVERPARVVPGVMGVLGGACGVAGCVLTSWWAGVLPGLAVRALGLPGTYAGAGLGPAQWAAYAGAGALTLFGFGGLARGRTGRAWVLGLFGRYRGTVRRTGLLWVNPLVLRRRVDVRLRHWRSEPMAAVDANGMALRVVVLVAWRVRDTARALLGIEDHERYLRECVEAAISRVLSRMPADVPPGALVRDATLRNTEAVGEALTRLVVADTAPAGMEVFSVQPTRIEYAPEVAAVMQRRRIAALDAQHRDTVLTSVVDSVEDTVTRLTLRGLVELDDYERKALVKDLTVAFYTGRREVSP
- a CDS encoding lytic polysaccharide monooxygenase auxiliary activity family 9 protein codes for the protein MRNLTRSRTKWYAAAVGFATTGALVLSSGGATGHGYTDLPVSRQKLCQNGTVTNCGDIQWEPQSVEGPKGFPGSGPADGQLCSGGNSRFNQLDASARPGGGAWPTTRVTGGQNYTFRWQFTAMHATTDFKYYVTRAGWNQNHALARSDLNLTPFFTVPYNGQRPPSTLSHTGRLPSGLSGHHVILAVWTIADTTNAFYACSDVTF